In Spirochaetaceae bacterium, a single window of DNA contains:
- the hutI gene encoding imidazolonepropionase: MDLVLQNIGLLATPNGKAAQKGAAQGQITLIENASIGIDGGKFVYVGPANTALVGKQTINCEGQLVTPGLVDAHTHLVFGGWRHKEMARKLAGESYLDILKSGGGILDTVKQTRTASEDELVKKALNLLNEMLAHGTTTVECKSGYGLDVANELKQLQVVKKLAQYSEVGLVSTFMGAHAIPPEYKDNREAYIKLVCDEMLPAVKAEKLAKFCDIFCETAVFTPEESLYILNKARDFGLIPKAHADEITPISGAEMAAAAGCISAEHLIQASDEGIKALAEHNVIACLLPATSFHLDKPYARARDMIKTGVAVAVCTDFNPGSSPNLNLQLPMYLACQKYKLTPAEVLTAVTLNGAAAIGLAEQIGSIEVGKQADLVLWQAEDLDYIFYRYGNNLVRSVIKNGKVVSDKATH; encoded by the coding sequence ATGGACTTAGTCTTGCAAAATATTGGCCTTTTGGCCACCCCAAATGGTAAAGCCGCTCAAAAAGGCGCTGCACAAGGGCAAATTACCCTCATAGAAAATGCCTCTATTGGTATAGATGGCGGTAAATTTGTTTATGTAGGCCCAGCTAATACTGCGTTGGTTGGTAAGCAAACTATTAATTGTGAGGGGCAGCTAGTTACCCCCGGCTTAGTAGATGCCCACACGCATTTAGTCTTTGGTGGCTGGCGGCATAAAGAAATGGCACGTAAATTGGCCGGAGAATCGTACCTTGATATATTAAAATCGGGCGGTGGTATTTTAGATACCGTTAAACAAACCCGTACCGCAAGTGAAGACGAACTTGTTAAAAAAGCGCTCAACTTGCTTAACGAAATGCTGGCGCACGGCACTACTACTGTGGAATGCAAAAGCGGTTATGGCCTTGATGTAGCTAACGAATTAAAGCAATTACAGGTGGTAAAAAAACTTGCTCAATATAGCGAAGTTGGGCTGGTCTCTACTTTTATGGGGGCGCATGCTATTCCGCCCGAATATAAAGATAACCGAGAGGCTTACATTAAGCTGGTTTGCGATGAAATGCTGCCGGCCGTTAAAGCTGAAAAGTTGGCAAAATTTTGTGATATTTTTTGTGAAACGGCGGTCTTCACACCCGAAGAATCTCTTTACATTCTTAATAAAGCCCGCGACTTTGGTCTTATTCCTAAAGCTCATGCCGATGAGATAACTCCCATTAGTGGGGCGGAGATGGCCGCTGCTGCGGGCTGTATTTCGGCCGAACATCTCATTCAGGCCAGCGATGAGGGTATTAAGGCCTTAGCCGAGCATAATGTAATAGCTTGCCTGCTGCCGGCTACCTCTTTTCACCTTGATAAACCCTACGCCCGTGCCCGCGATATGATAAAAACCGGCGTAGCCGTAGCCGTTTGTACCGATTTTAACCCGGGCTCCAGTCCCAATCTTAATTTACAGCTGCCTATGTACCTTGCTTGTCAAAAGTATAAATTAACCCCGGCAGAGGTACTAACGGCAGTTACCTTAAATGGGGCCGCCGCTATTGGTTTAGCCGAACAAATCGGCAGCATAGAAGTGGGCAAGCAGGCCGATTTAGTCCTATGGCAGGCCGAAGATTTAGATTACATTTTTTACCGTTACGGTAACAATTTGGTACGCTCGGTAATTAAAAATGGTAAAGTTGTTAGCGATAAAGCTACCCATTAA